One genomic window of Arachis stenosperma cultivar V10309 chromosome 10, arast.V10309.gnm1.PFL2, whole genome shotgun sequence includes the following:
- the LOC130954413 gene encoding F-box/kelch-repeat protein At3g44120-like, producing the protein MKRGPIPDEDDDDTVARKGKVVTTTEGWPELLRCTTTKPPPILLDELIAEILLRIPARSLVRLRNSVCSSWRTLISSSQFAKDHLRRSMAMDPALTHPRIAYHSTWHSYPTIGVFSVRSVFENRPHEPTKVVGYEGRRHLRMIDSCNGLLCLHDEQRADGLLGRRAILWNPCTGFTSQPIEIGGIFSVCGFGYDHVNDKYKLFVIVEKKSGEFFTRIFTFCPKSTWRTIQDFPYRLHDPNNKTILVAPVGLFVSGTGTLNWLLCSSRTSFVAVLSLDLVKETYSQISLPSRDSDDALRVFPQLATLRGCLCCLL; encoded by the coding sequence ATGAAGAGGGGTCCCATTCCtgatgaggatgatgatgatacTGTTGCGAGGAAGGGCAAGGTTGTCACAACCACCGAGGGGTGGCCGGAACTGCTCCGCTGTACCACCACAAAACCACCGCCTATCCTTCTGGACGAGCTCATAGCGGAAATCCTGCTGAGGATTCCGGCAAGGTCTCTCGTTCGATTAAGGAACAGTGTCTGCAGTTCATGGAGAACCCTAATTTCCAGTTCCCAATTTGCCAAGGACCACCTTCGACGTTCAATGGCGATGGATCCAGCCTTGACCCACCCGCGTATTGCCTATCATAGCACCTGGCACTCATACCCCACAATCGGAGTTTTCTCCGTCCGATCTGTGTTCGAGAACCGTCCCCACGAACCCACCAAAGTAGTTGGCTATGAGGGACGACGCCACCTTCGCATGATTGACTCTTGTAATGGATTGCTGTGCTTGCACGATGAGCAGCGTGCGGATGGATTATTGGGCCGTCGTGCCATTCTGTGGAACCCCTGCACCGGATTCACATCTCAGCCGATTGAAATTGGCGGTATATTCAGCGTCTGTGGATTCGGTTATGATCATGTGAACGACAAGTATAAGCTTTTCGTCATTGTGGAAAAGAAATCAGGTGAATTTTTCACCAGAATTTTCACATTCTGCCCAAAATCTACCTGGAGAACAATTCAGGATTTCCCATATAGACTACATGACCCCAATAACAAGACTATTCTGGTGGCTCCGGTAGGGCTTTTTGTTAGTGGCACTGGCACCCTTAATTGGCTTCTTTGCAGCAGTCGTACTAGTTTTGTAGCAGTTCTTTCCCTTGACTTGGTGAAAGAGACTTATAGTCAGATTTCCCTTCCCAGTAGGGATTCAGATGATGCTCTCCGTGTGTTTCCCCAACTGGCTACCTTGAGGGGTTGTCTTTGCTGTTTGTTATGA